A part of Brassica rapa cultivar Chiifu-401-42 chromosome A05, CAAS_Brap_v3.01, whole genome shotgun sequence genomic DNA contains:
- the LOC103869031 gene encoding uncharacterized protein LOC103869031 → MVLIPWNRSFPSLILSLLIILTIEKPDPEAMRVHPIPRNLNNTLIHHHHHRNPTREPGKNLRRLPHIFSRVLELPLRSEADVAVEEKHDCFRFVAETEGLCDGGEMRAYVVDIHPGITKIVVRTNGLSLGLSLDELELDMWRFRLPETTRPELVTVVCVDGILIVTVPKMVPEEEDGGFGQGMASGRLVLVQ, encoded by the coding sequence ATGGTTTTGATTCCTTGGAATCGATCATTCCCGAGTCTGATCCTCTCGCTTCTCATCATTCTAACAATCGAGAAACCCGACCCGGAAGCCATGAGAGTCCACCCAATCCCCAGAAACCTTAACAACACCTTgatccaccaccaccatcatcgTAACCCGACCCGAGAACCCGGAAAGAATCTGCGTCGTTTACCGCACATCTTCAGCCGCGTTCTTGAGCTTCCGTTAAGGTCCGAAGCAGATGTTGCCGTGGAGGAGAAACACGATTGTTTCAGATTCGTGGCGGAGACGGAGGGTCTCTGCGACGGCGGGGAGATGAGGGCTTACGTGGTGGATATCCATCCGGGTATAACCAAGATCGTTGTGAGGACAAATGGGTTGTCTTTGGGGTTGTCGCTGGACGAGTTGGAGCTCGACATGTGGCGTTTTAGGCTTCCGGAGACGACCAGGCCTGAGCTTGTTACGGTGGTTTGTGTTGATGGGATTTTGATTGTTACCGTCCCCAAGATGGTTCCAGAGGAGGAAGATGGTGGTTTTGGACAAGGTATGGCAAGTGGGAGGCTTGTTCTTGTTCAGTAA